The DNA region TATTGAAATCGTTCCTTATTTTTTAAGAATTTTTGATAGAATTCCAAAAGCACCTCTAATAAATGTGGCACTTGTGAGTACTTTTATCACCGATTTACCCACAATTTCTGTAGTACTAGGTTCTTGTCTGGTTTTTTTACTTTGTTCTATTTCTTCGGCTTCTCTTTTTTCTGTTTCTGTTTCTATTGTGGCAATTTTTTTATTGAGCATTTCATAAGCACTTTCGCGATCAACTTCTTCATTGTATTTTTTTACTAATTTAGATTTGCTTATAATTTCTTGTATTTCATTGTCTGTTAAAATATCCATACGACTCATAGGAGCTCTTAGCATGGTGGCAGCTAGTGGAGTAGGAATTCCTTTTTCATTCAAAGCTGTTACAAATGCTTCTCCAATCCCTAAACTGGTTAATATTTCGCTGGTGTTATAAAAATCAGAAGTTGGATAATTATCGGCAGTTTGTTTAATAGCTTGTCTATCATTGGCGGTAAAAGCTCTCAAGGCATGTTGAATTTTAAGTCCTAATTGTGCCAAGATACCACTAGGAACATCCATTGGATTTTGAGTGATGAAATAGATTCCAATCCCTTTTGAGCGAATCAATTTCACAATGGTTTCAATTTGTTCTAATAGCGTTTTGCTTGCTTCTTTGAATAGTAAGTGTGCTTCATCAATGAAAATGACTAATTCTGGTTGATCTGTATCTCCCTTTTCAGGCATTTGTTGGTATACTTCGGCTAATAAACTAAGCATGAAAGTTGAGAATAATTTGGGTTTATCTTGAATGTCGGTCAGGCGAAGGATATTGACATAGCCCTTTCCGTTTTCGTCTATTCGCATTAAATCATCAATTTCAGAAAGATCTTTCCCCAAAAAACAAATCGCCACCTTGTTGTTCTAGTTCGATTATTTTTCGGAGGATGATTCCTGTGGTAGAAGTGGATATTTTTCCGTAGCTTTCTGTGATTTCATCTTTGCCTTCTTCTGTAATGTAGTTGATGACTTTTTTGAAATCTTTCAAGTCTAGCAATGGCATTTTGTTGTCATCACAATATTTAAATAGGATAGCAACTACACCGGCTTGTGTATCGTTTAAATCTAGAATTCTAGAAAATAAAACGGGGCCAAATTCGGAAATAGTCGCTCTAAGACGGACTCCGCTTTGTTCTGATAGGCTCAATAATTCAACGGGGAAAGAGGTGGTTGTGTAAGGAATGTTGATTTTTTGGTGTCTTTCGGTGATAAATGATTTTTCTTCACCTTCTTTTGCAATACCGCTAAAATCACCTTTAATATCCATCATTAATACAGGAATACCATAAGTTGATAGCTGTTCAGAAAGAACTTGAATGGTTTTAGTTTTTCCTGTTCCGGTAGCTCCAGCAATTAAGCCGTGTCTGTTTAATGTTTTTAATGGAACTTTTATTTGTGCTTTAGGAATAGTTTGTCCATCCAGAATGGCAGTTCCTAGTAATATGCTTTCACCTTTGAATTCGTGCCCCAGGTTGATTGTTTGGATGAAATTTTCAATAGTATTCATAGGAATTTTGTTGTTTCGGTTTTAGTAATTGTTTTTAAATGGTATAATTGTGTGCTTCTTTTTATTTTTTTTGTAATTTTAAGTGTTTTTATTTGTTAAATGTGAAAAAAAGTCATTTTTTTATTTGTTGAAATATTATTATATAAATCAGCTATTTGACATGTAATTTTATTAATATCTCCGAAAAAACATAATCATATTAATAAAAAAACAAACCTAATATTTCTTAAGTGTTAATTTTTGTTTGGATAGTTTGAATATAACGAAAAAAATTTTTTTATTTGAACGAAACCTATAAATTTGCGCAACTACAAGTTAATTATAACTAATATAAATTATTTAAAACTATTAAAATTTAAAAAAAAATGGCAAACGTTAAAAAAGAGAGCAGTTCAAAAGGAGGAGGAATGATTTCAGGAATCATTATTTTATTATGTGTGGCGGTTGGAGTTGTGATTTGGAAATTCATCATGGGATCTCCTGCTAACTTTGAGGGTGGAAATCCTGAAACTGGACACCCAATTAATACTTTAGGACAAGTTTACAAAGGAGGATTCATTGTACCTGTATTATTAGGTATGTTGTTAATGGTAATTACTTTTTCATTAGAAAGATTTTTTGTAATTACTAAAGCTGCTGGAAAAGGAAACTTAGACGCTTTCATGTCAAATGTTCAAGCTAGTATCAAAGGTGGTCAAATTGAAGAGGCTATTGCTGCTTGTGATAAACAACAAGGTTCAGTAGCAAACGCTATTAAATCTGCTTTGGTAAAATACCAAGATGTTAAAAAAGAAGGATTCAATAGTGAAGAAGCTTCTGAAACTATCCATAAAGAAATCGAAGAGGTTACATCTCTTGAGATGCCAATGTTAGAGAAAAACATGACTATTATTTCTTCTTTAGTATCTTTAGGAACTCTTGGAGGGTTATTAGGAACTGTATCGGGGATGATTAAAGCGTTTGGTGCGTTAGCTTCTGCTGGAACTCCTGACCAAGCTGCTCTTGCAACAGGTATCTCTGAGGCACTTATCAATACTGCAACAGGTATCTCGACATCTATCTTAGCTATTGTGGCTTACAACTTCTTTACTGCAAAAATTGATGATTTAACATATTCAATTGACGAAGCAGGTACTACAATTGTAAATACTTACAGAAAATTTAGAGGAAGTTTAAAACAATAATCATTTTGATATAATTGTATCAAAATAAAAAATACAAAGAATGGCTAAAATAAAAATGAAAAAGAAGTCGACATCGACAGATATGACTGCGATGTGTGACGTTGCGTTTCTTTTGCTTACCTTCTTTATTTTGACAGCTACAGCTAAAGTTCCTGAGGCGTTGCCTGTGGATACACCAGCGTCTACTGTACAAACAAAATTACCGGAGTCTGATTTAGCAACTTTAACAGTTGGTAATAAAGATGGAAAAGATAAAATTTTCTTTGATTTAAAAGGTAGAGATGTTCGTAAAAGAACCCTAGAATTAATGGGGGATAAGTATGGTGTGACTTTTTCTGAAGAAGATAAAGAGAAGTTTGCTTTAATGACTGATTTTGGAGTGCCAATTGCTAGTCTTAAGCAAATAATTGATATGAAGTCTTCTGATCGTGTTAAGGCTGAACAGCCGGGTATACCGATGGATTCAACGGACAATCAATTAAAAGAGTGGATTTATAATGCTCGTATTGCTAACAATGAATTTAATAATGCAAAAGGTAGCAAACAAGAATTACAAATCGCGATTAAAGGTGATGCTAAAGAAGAGTATCCGGTTATTAAAAAAGTAATGGATATTTTGCAGGATCAACATATCAATTCTTTTAGTTTGGTAACAGGATTGAGAGGAAAAGATTTTTAATTTAAAAAAATATACTAAAATGGCTGAATTAAATACCGACAGTGGTGGTGATAAAGGCGGCAAGGTAAGAAGTAAGAAGCAGAGTTCGAAGGTGGATTTAACTGCCATGGTGGATTTAGCGTTCTTATTGATCACTTTCTTTATGCTTACTACCTCGTTGTCAAAACCTCAAGCAATGAGTTTGGGCTTGCCAGATAAAGATCCAAATGAAAAGGTTGATGATATGAAAGTAGATGAAAATCGTACTATGACTATTTTGTTAGGAGATAACGATCAAATGTACTTTTACATGGGTATTATTAATACACCTATGGCACCAAAACTTATCGCTTATGGTAAGGATGGGATTCGTAAAGAATTGATAAAGAGAAAAAAAGAAGTGGCTGCTTACACTGCTTCTAAAGGAAAGCCTGAACAAGGTATGATTGTAATTATCAAACCTGGTAAAAAATCAAATTACAAGAACGTAGTAGATGTATTAGATGAGATGGCAATTAATTCAATTCCTACCTATACTATCGTTAACGATTTTTTACCGGACGAACAAAAATTGTTAGAGGGAAAATAAGAGCAATCTTGTTTTCTTAATAACCTAATAATTAAGAAAAATGAAATTAGACATATTAAAAAACCAATGGGTTGAGATTGTTTTCGAAGGTCGTAATAAACTTTATGGAGCTTACGATTTGAGAAAATCTAACCGCAAGACTACTGTTAAGGCCCTTCTTATTGGTGCTTTCTTCTTTAGTTTAGCTGTTAGTGCTCCTCTTATCATTAGTTTGATTCCTAAATCTACTGATGATGAAGACAACTCTATCAATGAGGTAAAGCTTACAAATGTAAAGTTACCTCCAAAGAAAGTGGAACCGCCTAAGTTAAATGCACCACCGCCGCCACCACCTCCACCAGCAGTAGATCAGGTGAAGTTTGTTAAACCTGTGGTTGCTAAAGCTGAAGAAGTAGTTGAAGAACCACCTAAGATTGAAGAAATCAAAGATAAAAAAACAGGTACGGAAACAATTAAAGGAGATCCAGATGCTGCTTTAACTGTAGCTCCAGCTGGAAATGGTCCTAAAACATCTCAAGTTGTTGAGGAAGTAGATGATCAAGTATACAATACTGCAGGTATTGAGGTAAAACCTGAATTTCCAGGTGGTATGGAAAAGTTTTATTCTTTTGTGGGTAAAAACTATCGTACTCCTGAAGAAGAAGGTTTGAAAGGTAAAGTGTATGTTACTTTCGTAGTTGAGAAAGATGGTTCGTTAACAGATATTAAAGTTTTAAGAGATATTGGTTACGGAACAGGAAAAGAAGCTATAAGAGTGTTGCAAAAATGTCCAAAATGGAATCCAGGTATTCAAAATGGAAAGCCAGTTAGGGTACTTTACTCTTTACCGATTTCTATTCAAAGTGCAGAATAATGCTACGAAAATTTATTACAAATATTCAAAAGAAATCGCTCAAAGAGCGATTTCTTTTCGTTATAGGCATTTTGTTTTTTCTACTCTATTTCATATTGGGACTTATAGTTATTTTTATGAAAAATTTGCCTATAGCCTTACCTACCAATTATAGATTGGCTTTTGGAGCACTTTTAATTGTGTATGCTTTTATTCGTTGTGTCAGAATTATTAATGATAATAAAGAAGAAGAATGAAAAAAATCGTGTTGTTAGTTGTAGTTTCTGTTTTTTCTGTTTTTGCGTTATTTGTTTCTTGTAAACAATCCGAAACAAAAAAAGAAAAAGAGTCGATTTTGAAGGGTAAGATTACAATTTTAGTTGATGAGACTGTTAAGCCTCTGATTGAAGATCAGATAGCCGTATTTGAAAGTACCTACAATGCTAAAATTACTCTTGTGGCTAAATCTGAAAAAGAATTATTGCAATCTTTCATGAAAGATACATCTGGAGTTGTAATTCTTTCTAGACCATTAGATTCGACAGAAATTAAATTTTTTGAACGCTCTAAAATTAAACCAAGAGTTACTAAATTTGCTACAGATGCAATTGCTTTAATCTCTAATAAAAAGGATTTGGATAGTTTAATTGCTTTAAATGATGTTGTATCTTTTTTAAAGGGTAATTCTCAATCTAGAATAAAGGGTTTAGTTTTCGATAATCCAAATTCTAGTACTGTTCGCTATTTAACAAATCTCTCAGGTGTGCAGCAAGTGCCTCAAAAAGAGGTTTATTCATTTAAATCAAATGAAGAAGTAGTGAAATTTGTTGCCGAAAATGATGGTATGATTGGAGTAGTAGGTCTTAATTGGTTATTACAACCTTCTTCTGAAATTAAAGGTTTTTTAACTAATATTAACGTTTTAAACGTTGAAGGTTTGAATAAAAAATCTTATTTTGCACCAACTCAAAATAATCTAGCAGAGGGAACTTATCCTTTGGCACGTGATTTGTTTATTGTTAACTGTCAAGGAACAACAGGTTTAGGAATGGGATTTGCTTCTTTTTTAGCCGGTGAAATAGGGCAAAGAATTGTTTTAAAATCAGGTATGTTGCCTGCTGTAATGCCTGGTAGAAAAATTTTGATTAAGAATAGAATATAGTGTTGCGCTAAGAAACAATGAAAATGAATAAATTAAATAAAATTAAAATGAACAAATTTAAAATTTTAAGTATTGCTTTTTTCTTCTGCTTTTGCTGTACAGGCACAAGATATTAATGAAGTAAAAAAACAAATTGATGCTGAACAATTCCAAAAGGCTAAAACGTCTTTAAAATCTATAATTAAATCTAATCCATCTCAAGGTAAAGCTTATTTCCTTTTAGGTAATATTTATTTAAATCAGAGTGTATTAGATTCTGCTAAAATCTCTTATGATGAAGGTTTAAAAGCTAAAGAAGCAGCACATTTTAACTACATTGGCTTGGGTCAATTAGATTTAGAAAAAAATGATGTAACCGCTGCTAAAGCTAAGTTTGAATCTGCGAAAAGTGAAATGCGTAAAAAAGACTTTGAGGAGTTGGTTTATATTGCAAGTGCTTATATGAATAATGCTCATCCTGATTACAAAGCTGCTTTGGCTACTTTAGAGTTGGCAAAAGAAAAGAATGCTGCTGAACCACAAGTTCTATTAGCTTTAGGAGATGCTCATTATGGTGATAAAAATCAAAATGAAGCATTCTCAGCATATCGTAATGCTTTTCAGGCTGATAATTCTTTAATTAGAGCTAAAGTTCAATTAGGTGTTTTGTTGAAAGGTGCAAAAGCATACAAAGAAGCTGTTGCTGCTTATAATGAAGTAATTGCATTAAGTCCGAACTATGGTCCTGTTTATAGAGAATTAGCGGAGACTTATTATTATTGGGCATTGAATGTTCCTGGTCGTTATGATCAATATATGAAAGAGGCTTTGTCTTTTTATGAAAAGTATATGGCAATGACGGATTATTCTTTAGCTTCTCGTATGCGTCATGCTGATTTCTTGATTTTAGCAAAAGATTATAAAGCACTTGAAATCGAAGCTAATAAGATGAAGGAATTGGACAAAGTAAATCCAAGAATTTTAAGATATTTAGGTTATGCAGCTTATGAAAATGGACATATTGATGATGCAATTGCTTCTTTGCAAGAATTTATCAATAATCCATCTAATAAAGTTATTTCATTAGATTATTTATATTTAGGTCAAGCCAAAATTAAAAAAGGAACAAATGCTGATGAATCTGCAATTGACCCTACATTATTTCAAGAAGGAGTTGGTTTAATTAAAAAAGGCGCAGAACTTGAGCCTTCAGTGGTTGATGGTTTAGGAGAGTTTGGTCAAAATTTATATTCTAAAAAAATGTTTAAAGAGGCGGCTGCTATTCTTGAGTTAGCAACTTCATATAAAGAAAGTAAATCGTTCTTGCTTGACAATTATTATTTAGGTAACTCTATTTACTTCGCTAATGCTGGTAAAGCTGTTGCTGATAGAGATATGGAGGCATTGAAAAAAGCAGATGTGGCTTACGGAAATGTTTTGACAGCTTCTCCAGAAACTATTGATGCTTATATTTCTCGTGCAAGAACAAATAGTTTGTTAGAAGATGATCAAGCGATGATTAAGTATTATCAAGAGTATATAGATCATGTAAATGCTAAAGGTGCTGAGGAATTAGCTAAGCCTACTGTTAAAACTAAATTAGTTGAAGCCTACAGTACGATGGGGGCTGGTTATGCTAATTTTGATAAAGCAAAAGCAATAGAGCATTTTAATAAAGCTTTAGAGATTGATCCTGCAAATAAATATGCAATACAAGCACTTAAATCACTACAATAGTTGATTAAAAAAAATAATTGAGGCCAGTAGCAATACTGGCTTTTTTTATGGTTCGTTGTTAAGCAATTCATAAATTAAACAAACCCAATGCAAAATATGTATCTTTGCACCCTAAATTATTAAAATGCTATCAAAAGAAATTCAATTAGAAGTAAATAAAGGTGCGATGTTACCTTTAATGGAGGAGTTTTATACCATACAAGGTGAAGGATTTCATACGGGAACAGCAGCTTATTTTATAAGAATTGGAGGTTGTGATGTAGGTTGTCATTGGTGTGATGTAAAAGAAAGTTGGAATGCTGAGTTACATCCTCCAACAAAAATTGAACAAATTGTAGATAATGCAGCTAAATATGCAGACACGATTGTGATTACTGGTGGTGAACCTTTAATGTGGGACATGAGTTTGTTGACTTCGAAATTAAAAGAAAGTAATTTAAGAGTGCATATTGAAACATCAGGTGCTTATCCTTTATCAGGAACTTGGGATTGGATTTGTCTTTCTCCTAAAAAAAATAAATTACCCACCGAAACCGTTTATGATAATGCTGATGAATTGAAGGTGATAATTCATAATAAGCATGATTTTATTTTTGCAGAAGAACAAGCTGAGAAAGTAAATAGTAATGCCAAATTGTTTTTGCAACCAGAATGGAGTAAAAAAGAAGAAATGACTCCGTTAATTGTAGATTATGTTATGAATAATCCAAAATGGAGAGTTTCACTTCAGACGCATAAATACTTAAATATTCCTTAAGTACATTGAGATAAAAACCAGAAAGTAATCTTTTCTGGTTTTTTTGTGCGCTAAAATTTAGAGGGTTAATTTTGCTAAATAATCATAATGTTCTCCTTCTAAAATTAATTCACATTGGAGTCCGTTGTCTAAAGCGGCATTTTGTAGAGTATTGTAATCAAGGTATAACCAAGGGAAAGAATCTTCAGTTTCTCCTTTGTAGCTTATAGTGAATTCTAATTCACCATAATAACCATTGGCTGGAACTTCAAAAGCACCATCTTCATCTTGGTCAAACATATAAATAATATCGGAGCTGTCAATTAAGATTTGTCCACCCGGATTTAATAAAGATTTTAGTTTTTGAAGAAATTTAGGAGTGTTTTCTAATGTTCCAAAAATCCCTGTTCCATTCATTAGGAGTAAAATGCTGTCGAATTTTTCATTTTCTATAGTTAAGATGTCCTGAACAAAAGTCTTTTGAATACCTCTAAGTTTGCATGTTTTGATTGCATTAGCCGATATATCAATTGCAGTTGTGTCAAGTTGCTTGTGGTTTTGAAGATATAAACTATGACTTCCTGCTCCGCATCCTACATCCAGTATTTTGCCTTTTGCGAGCTCTAATGCTTTCTGTTCAATAGCGGGCATTTCATCAAAGCTTCTAAATAAATAAGCAATGCTCATTTCGTCTTCTTCAGAAATCGTAGTTTCAGTAATAATATTTTGAGGTGAATTATTGGTTTGGTAATCAAGAATAGCTTTGCCAAAAAGGTCTTTCATTGTATTATGATTCAAAGTTTATGGTTTAAAGTTTAAAGTTGTTTAATTTTGCTGTTCAATTTTAAATTTTAAACTTGAAAGAAATTTTAAATAACTTAAATAAGTTGGCCAAAGATAAGCAAGTTGAAAACAAAAAGTATTTCGATAAGCTTAAAAAGAAAGCGCCTAAGAATTTAGATTATATCATGCAAGATTTGCATGATGCTGAATTTGAAAAAACGGATTGTTTACAATGTGCTAATTGTTGTAAAACAACCGGGCCTTTATTTACATCGGCAGATATTGAACGAATCTCAAAACATTTGCGTCAAAAACCGCAACAGTTTATCGAACAATATTTGCGAATTGATGAGGATAATGACTATGTTTTGCAAAAAGTACCTTGCTCTTTTTTGGATACAGATAATACTTGTTTTATTTATGATGTCCGTCCTAAGGCTTGTCGTGAATTTCCGCATACCGATAGGAAGAAGTTTCAACAAATAACCAATATTACTTTAAAGAATATTCCAATTTGTCCCGCAGTATATAATATTGTAGAAGAAATGAAAAAGAAAATGCCTCTTTAATGTTTATTTATTATGTGGTTAGCTAAGAATAAAACTGTATTTTTGAACATCAATTTCGCAAACCAAATCAATTGAATCTAGAATACTTTATTGCTAAAAGGCTTATTACTGCAAAGGATAATAAAAGTAGTATATCAGCGCCAATTATAAAAATTGCTATTTCGGCTATTGCTATCGGTATGATCATGATGATTGTTTCGGTGGCAACTGGAATTGGTCTTCAACAAAAGATTAGAGAGAAAATTTCAGCATTCAACGGACATATTATTATTGCTAATTATGATAATAATCAATCCGATGCTACTTTGGTTCCGGTTTCTAAAAATCAAAAATTTTATCCCAAGTTTACTTCTGTGCCCGATGTGGATCATATACAGGCTGTAGCAACTAAGGCGGGAATTATTAGAACTGCTGATGCCTTCGAAGGAATAGTTTTTAAAGGGGTCGGTGCTGATTATCGTTGGGATAATATTAAGGAGTATTTAGTGTCGGGTAGATTACCTAATCTGTTAGCTTCACTTAATCCGGAAGTAATTATTTCTCAATATCTAGCTAACAGATTGAAATTGAAAGTAGGTGACGAGTTCAATACTTTCTTTATGAAAGAAGGTCAAAATAAATTGCCAAACATAAGACGTTTTAAGATTGTAGGGGTTTTTAGTTCGGGTTTCCAGGAATTTGATGCTACTTATGTTTTGGGTGATATAAGGCATGTTCAAAGAATTAATAAATGGAAGTCTGATCAGATTGGTGCTTTTGAAGTTTTTGTAGATGATTTTGATAATATCAGTACGGTAGGCGAACAAGTGTATGAGCATACAGCTTCAACTTTGGATTCCCAAACTATAGTGCAGAAATACAGTTATATTTTTGAATGGCTTCAGTTGTTCGATTTTAATATTGTGGTGATTCTTATCGTGATGATATTGGTAGCGACTATTAATATGGTAGTTGCTTTGTTGGTTTTGATATTGGAGCGTACTCAAATGATTGGGATTATGAAAGCAATTGGAGCAAATAATTGGTCAATTCGAAAAATGTTTCTCTATAATGCATCTTATTTAATATACAGAGGATTGTTGTGGGGGAATCTTATTGGTGTTGCAATTCTTTTAATTCAAAAGTATTTTGGGGTTGTAGAACTTAATCCTGAAAATTACTATGTAAACGAAGCGCCTGTATATATAAATGTCTTTTATATTTTACTATTAAATGTTTTGACAGTTGTGGTTTGCTTTGTGGTTTTGCTGATACCTTCTTATATTATTACAAAGATTACTCCTGTAAAAGCAATACGTTTCGATTAGAATCTTACATAAAAATAAAAAGCAAGAGGTTAAAACGGTTTGTATGCTGTTTTAGCCTCTTTTTCTTTGGAGCTATTTCCCGCTATTCATTTCAATCTTATTGTTTTTAAAGAAAAAACAATAAGGATTTCCATTTCTATCAAGGCTAGGGCAGTTGCTTAAAATGCTGTTTCTACAGTTATATAATGTAAAATCCTTTGTGTTCTTTGGTTTTCTTAA from Flavobacterium nitratireducens includes:
- a CDS encoding MotA/TolQ/ExbB proton channel family protein; the encoded protein is MANVKKESSSKGGGMISGIIILLCVAVGVVIWKFIMGSPANFEGGNPETGHPINTLGQVYKGGFIVPVLLGMLLMVITFSLERFFVITKAAGKGNLDAFMSNVQASIKGGQIEEAIAACDKQQGSVANAIKSALVKYQDVKKEGFNSEEASETIHKEIEEVTSLEMPMLEKNMTIISSLVSLGTLGGLLGTVSGMIKAFGALASAGTPDQAALATGISEALINTATGISTSILAIVAYNFFTAKIDDLTYSIDEAGTTIVNTYRKFRGSLKQ
- a CDS encoding ExbD/TolR family protein encodes the protein MAKIKMKKKSTSTDMTAMCDVAFLLLTFFILTATAKVPEALPVDTPASTVQTKLPESDLATLTVGNKDGKDKIFFDLKGRDVRKRTLELMGDKYGVTFSEEDKEKFALMTDFGVPIASLKQIIDMKSSDRVKAEQPGIPMDSTDNQLKEWIYNARIANNEFNNAKGSKQELQIAIKGDAKEEYPVIKKVMDILQDQHINSFSLVTGLRGKDF
- a CDS encoding ExbD/TolR family protein, which translates into the protein MAELNTDSGGDKGGKVRSKKQSSKVDLTAMVDLAFLLITFFMLTTSLSKPQAMSLGLPDKDPNEKVDDMKVDENRTMTILLGDNDQMYFYMGIINTPMAPKLIAYGKDGIRKELIKRKKEVAAYTASKGKPEQGMIVIIKPGKKSNYKNVVDVLDEMAINSIPTYTIVNDFLPDEQKLLEGK
- a CDS encoding energy transducer TonB — translated: MKLDILKNQWVEIVFEGRNKLYGAYDLRKSNRKTTVKALLIGAFFFSLAVSAPLIISLIPKSTDDEDNSINEVKLTNVKLPPKKVEPPKLNAPPPPPPPPAVDQVKFVKPVVAKAEEVVEEPPKIEEIKDKKTGTETIKGDPDAALTVAPAGNGPKTSQVVEEVDDQVYNTAGIEVKPEFPGGMEKFYSFVGKNYRTPEEEGLKGKVYVTFVVEKDGSLTDIKVLRDIGYGTGKEAIRVLQKCPKWNPGIQNGKPVRVLYSLPISIQSAE
- a CDS encoding PstS family phosphate ABC transporter substrate-binding protein, producing the protein MKKIVLLVVVSVFSVFALFVSCKQSETKKEKESILKGKITILVDETVKPLIEDQIAVFESTYNAKITLVAKSEKELLQSFMKDTSGVVILSRPLDSTEIKFFERSKIKPRVTKFATDAIALISNKKDLDSLIALNDVVSFLKGNSQSRIKGLVFDNPNSSTVRYLTNLSGVQQVPQKEVYSFKSNEEVVKFVAENDGMIGVVGLNWLLQPSSEIKGFLTNINVLNVEGLNKKSYFAPTQNNLAEGTYPLARDLFIVNCQGTTGLGMGFASFLAGEIGQRIVLKSGMLPAVMPGRKILIKNRI
- a CDS encoding tetratricopeptide repeat protein; its protein translation is MLFSSAFAVQAQDINEVKKQIDAEQFQKAKTSLKSIIKSNPSQGKAYFLLGNIYLNQSVLDSAKISYDEGLKAKEAAHFNYIGLGQLDLEKNDVTAAKAKFESAKSEMRKKDFEELVYIASAYMNNAHPDYKAALATLELAKEKNAAEPQVLLALGDAHYGDKNQNEAFSAYRNAFQADNSLIRAKVQLGVLLKGAKAYKEAVAAYNEVIALSPNYGPVYRELAETYYYWALNVPGRYDQYMKEALSFYEKYMAMTDYSLASRMRHADFLILAKDYKALEIEANKMKELDKVNPRILRYLGYAAYENGHIDDAIASLQEFINNPSNKVISLDYLYLGQAKIKKGTNADESAIDPTLFQEGVGLIKKGAELEPSVVDGLGEFGQNLYSKKMFKEAAAILELATSYKESKSFLLDNYYLGNSIYFANAGKAVADRDMEALKKADVAYGNVLTASPETIDAYISRARTNSLLEDDQAMIKYYQEYIDHVNAKGAEELAKPTVKTKLVEAYSTMGAGYANFDKAKAIEHFNKALEIDPANKYAIQALKSLQ
- a CDS encoding 7-carboxy-7-deazaguanine synthase QueE — translated: MLSKEIQLEVNKGAMLPLMEEFYTIQGEGFHTGTAAYFIRIGGCDVGCHWCDVKESWNAELHPPTKIEQIVDNAAKYADTIVITGGEPLMWDMSLLTSKLKESNLRVHIETSGAYPLSGTWDWICLSPKKNKLPTETVYDNADELKVIIHNKHDFIFAEEQAEKVNSNAKLFLQPEWSKKEEMTPLIVDYVMNNPKWRVSLQTHKYLNIP
- a CDS encoding class I SAM-dependent methyltransferase, producing the protein MKDLFGKAILDYQTNNSPQNIITETTISEEDEMSIAYLFRSFDEMPAIEQKALELAKGKILDVGCGAGSHSLYLQNHKQLDTTAIDISANAIKTCKLRGIQKTFVQDILTIENEKFDSILLLMNGTGIFGTLENTPKFLQKLKSLLNPGGQILIDSSDIIYMFDQDEDGAFEVPANGYYGELEFTISYKGETEDSFPWLYLDYNTLQNAALDNGLQCELILEGEHYDYLAKLTL
- a CDS encoding YkgJ family cysteine cluster protein; translated protein: MKEILNNLNKLAKDKQVENKKYFDKLKKKAPKNLDYIMQDLHDAEFEKTDCLQCANCCKTTGPLFTSADIERISKHLRQKPQQFIEQYLRIDEDNDYVLQKVPCSFLDTDNTCFIYDVRPKACREFPHTDRKKFQQITNITLKNIPICPAVYNIVEEMKKKMPL
- a CDS encoding ABC transporter permease, yielding MNLEYFIAKRLITAKDNKSSISAPIIKIAISAIAIGMIMMIVSVATGIGLQQKIREKISAFNGHIIIANYDNNQSDATLVPVSKNQKFYPKFTSVPDVDHIQAVATKAGIIRTADAFEGIVFKGVGADYRWDNIKEYLVSGRLPNLLASLNPEVIISQYLANRLKLKVGDEFNTFFMKEGQNKLPNIRRFKIVGVFSSGFQEFDATYVLGDIRHVQRINKWKSDQIGAFEVFVDDFDNISTVGEQVYEHTASTLDSQTIVQKYSYIFEWLQLFDFNIVVILIVMILVATINMVVALLVLILERTQMIGIMKAIGANNWSIRKMFLYNASYLIYRGLLWGNLIGVAILLIQKYFGVVELNPENYYVNEAPVYINVFYILLLNVLTVVVCFVVLLIPSYIITKITPVKAIRFD